The Blastopirellula sediminis sequence CACTGCGTATGGCGAACTTCGGGGGAAGCGATGGCGCGAGAATCAGAAATCGTAGCCATGATTAGGTAGTTCCTTTTGCAACAGGAAGAGACGGGTAATGAATTGTAGGGCGTTTCGCCGTCCCCAAGCAATCGGTTTTGAGGGAAGATCCGTCCTAGCTGCGTTGGAAAGGGAGTCGCATCGCGATAGAATGATCGCCGAGCAAGTCGCTCGTCCCATACGCAATCAGAGCGACGACGTCTGTCAGGAGAGATTTTTTGCAAGATTTCGACTACGCAGCACCGATTTCCACCAACGAAGCCGTCCGGTTGCTGGCAGACCCCGCCCAAAAAGCGGTAGTGCTGGCAGGCGGTACTGATATTTTGGTTTTATTACGAGAACGGCGTCGCCGCGCGACGCTGGTTGTCGACGTCAAAAAAATCGCCGAATTAAATGAGTTGGCGATGACTGCCGAAGGAGGACTCTTCCTCGGCGCGGCGGTTCCGTGCAGTCGCATTTATCGCGAAGCGACGATCGCCGAAAAGTACTCGGCCCTCACCGACGCCGTGAAGATCATCGGCGGTTGGCAAATCCAATCGCGCGCGACGGTCGGCGGCAATCTATGTAACGCGTCGCCGGCGGCTGACTCGATTCCACCCTTGGCGATCTATGACGCGGTCGCCGAAATCGCTGGTCCTTCCGGCCGCCGACAAATGCCGGTCGCAGAGTTCTGCAGCGGCGTCGGTAAGAATGTCCTCGCCCGCGGCGAACTGCTGGTCGCGATCATCTTTCCGCCGACGCCGGTGCATAGCGGCGCCGCTTATCAGCGATTCATCCCGCGCAACGAGATGGATATCGCGGTCGCCAGCGCCGCGTCGTACGTCGAACTTGATGACAAGGGAGCGATTCGCAAGGCGCGGATCGTGCTGGGCGCCGTCGCGCCGACGACGGTGCGAGCAACGAAAGCGGAGGAAGCGCTGATCGGCCAGCAGCCGAGCGACGCGTTATTTATCAAAGCGGGCGAACTGGCCCAACTGGCCGCCAGCCCGATTGACGATATGCGGGGAACGGTCGAGTACCGCAAGCATCTCTGCGGCGTACTGACGCGGCGCACATTGGCGATCGCCGTCGAGCGAGCCGCAGCGAACAAGAAATAGAACATCCAACCTTGGGACTTCAAGCGTGGCGAAGAAACAACTGATTACGGCGATCATCAACGGCGAAGAACGCGAGTTCGCGTGCGAGCCGCGGCAGAGCCTGTTGGAAGTGCTCCGTGACTCGCTGCAACTGACCGGCGCCAAAGAAGGGTGCAACAACGGCAACTGCGGCGCGTGCACCGTGCTGCTGAACGGCGAGCCGGTCGTCAGTTGCCTGGTGTTGGCGGTCGAAGCGGAAGGCGCCAAGATCGAGACGGTCGAAGGGATCGCCGCAGGGGGGCAGCTGCAACCGTTGCAGCAATGCTTTCTGGAAGGGGCCGCTTTGCAGTGCGGCGTTTGTACGCCCGGCTTTCTGATGACGACGAAGGCGCTGCTCGAGCGAAATCCGCATCCGACGGAAGAGGAGATTCGTTTCCAACTGGCCGGCAACCTTTGCCGCTGCACCGGGTACGACAAGATCGTCCGCGCCGTCCAAGCCGCCGCTGAAGGAGCGAAGTAATGAGCGACAACTCGCCAATCTCGTACAGCGACAAGAAGTACAAGGTCCTCGGTACGCGGCCGGTTCGTCATGACGGCGCCGACAAGGTGACCGGCCGTGCCCAATATGGCGCCGACGTGCAACTTCCGGGCATGACGCATGGCAAAGTTCTCCGCAGTCCGCATCCCCATGCACGCATCAAGGGGATCGATACGTCGATCGCCGAGAAGATCGACGGCGTCTACGCGATCGCCACCGGCGAAGATTGGCCTGACCTGATCGACAAAGTTGCGGAGCTGGGCGAAGGCGCCGTAAACCTGCATGACCTGGCCCAGAACTGCCTGGCGGTCGGCAAGGCGTTGTACAAAGGACACGCCATCGCGGCGGTGGCGGCTCGCAATGTGCATATCGCGGAAGAAGCGATCGCGGCGATTCGAGTCGACTACGAAGTGTTGCCGGCGGTCACCTGCGTTCTCGATGCGATGAAAGAAGACGCGCCGATTCTGCATCCTGGACTTCGAACCGAGACGCTCGATGAGCCGAGCGATCAGCCGACCAACATCGACCGTCACATTCACTTTGAGACCGGCGATATCGACGCCGGCTTCGCCGCAGCGGATGTGATCGTCGAGAAGGAATACAAAACGGCGACGGTTCATCAGGCGTACATCGAGCCGCAAGTCTCGACCGCGTTGTGG is a genomic window containing:
- a CDS encoding (2Fe-2S)-binding protein codes for the protein MAKKQLITAIINGEEREFACEPRQSLLEVLRDSLQLTGAKEGCNNGNCGACTVLLNGEPVVSCLVLAVEAEGAKIETVEGIAAGGQLQPLQQCFLEGAALQCGVCTPGFLMTTKALLERNPHPTEEEIRFQLAGNLCRCTGYDKIVRAVQAAAEGAK
- a CDS encoding FAD binding domain-containing protein, whose protein sequence is MQDFDYAAPISTNEAVRLLADPAQKAVVLAGGTDILVLLRERRRRATLVVDVKKIAELNELAMTAEGGLFLGAAVPCSRIYREATIAEKYSALTDAVKIIGGWQIQSRATVGGNLCNASPAADSIPPLAIYDAVAEIAGPSGRRQMPVAEFCSGVGKNVLARGELLVAIIFPPTPVHSGAAYQRFIPRNEMDIAVASAASYVELDDKGAIRKARIVLGAVAPTTVRATKAEEALIGQQPSDALFIKAGELAQLAASPIDDMRGTVEYRKHLCGVLTRRTLAIAVERAAANKK